One window from the genome of Rhodopseudomonas sp. P2A-2r encodes:
- the infA gene encoding translation initiation factor IF-1 — MAKEELIQFEGLVTEILPDARYRVQLDAGHEIVAYTAGKMKKNRIKTLAGDRVTIEMSPYDLEKGRLIFRHKDERPGGGAPRGAPPRGQFRRR; from the coding sequence ATGGCCAAAGAAGAGCTGATCCAGTTCGAAGGACTGGTGACGGAAATCCTCCCCGATGCGCGCTATCGCGTGCAGCTCGATGCGGGGCATGAAATCGTTGCCTACACCGCCGGCAAGATGAAGAAGAACCGCATCAAGACCCTCGCGGGCGACCGCGTGACCATCGAGATGTCGCCCTACGACCTCGAAAAGGGCCGGTTGATCTTCCGCCACAAGGACGAACGCCCCGGCGGCGGAGCCCCGCGTGGCGCTC